In Candidatus Roseilinea sp., one DNA window encodes the following:
- the sigA gene encoding RNA polymerase sigma factor SigA — protein sequence MTQFDEDQIVASLLIKAETQGYVVTEDILELLPEGEDNYEQVEQVINLLEEAGVLVQDLVAQEEDEGEMTSLDDGDDGEGDEEEEEEDTPPAADDDLAGISVDDGIGLYLREMTRVPLLTNEEEVRLARAIERSRAAEARVKLRGDRLSPRERHQYERIIEEGRQAREHLIKANTRLVVSIAKKYMGRGVPFLDLIQEGNLGLMKSVEKFNYKLGFRFSTYATWWIRQTITRAIADQSRTIRVPVHMNDRIRRLYKATRELEQALGRQPTPAEVAQELGVDSEQVEWMLKVSWRPLSLEQPIGEEEDNEFGAFVEDENTPSPAQTVYEELLKTKIEEVLSTLTPREQRILRLRFGLVNGKCYTLEEVGQKFGLTRERIRQIEARALRRLRHPRRSRHLKDYL from the coding sequence ATGACCCAGTTTGACGAAGATCAAATCGTTGCCTCACTGTTGATCAAGGCGGAAACTCAAGGCTATGTCGTCACCGAAGATATCCTGGAACTACTTCCAGAGGGCGAGGACAATTACGAACAGGTCGAACAGGTGATCAATCTGCTGGAGGAAGCAGGGGTGCTGGTGCAGGACCTTGTAGCACAGGAAGAAGACGAAGGCGAGATGACCAGCCTGGATGACGGTGACGACGGTGAAGGAGACGAAGAAGAGGAGGAAGAGGACACCCCTCCTGCTGCCGATGACGACCTGGCCGGCATCAGCGTAGACGACGGCATCGGCCTGTACCTGCGCGAGATGACGCGGGTGCCGCTGCTCACCAACGAGGAGGAGGTTCGCCTGGCGCGCGCGATCGAGCGCAGCCGGGCAGCCGAGGCGCGCGTCAAACTGCGTGGCGACCGGCTCTCGCCCCGCGAACGCCATCAATACGAGAGGATCATCGAAGAGGGGCGACAGGCGCGTGAACACCTGATCAAGGCCAACACCCGCCTCGTCGTCAGCATCGCCAAGAAATACATGGGGCGTGGCGTGCCGTTCCTGGACTTGATCCAGGAGGGCAACCTGGGTCTGATGAAGTCGGTCGAAAAGTTCAACTACAAACTGGGCTTCCGTTTCTCCACCTATGCCACGTGGTGGATCCGGCAGACGATTACGCGCGCCATCGCCGACCAAAGCCGCACCATCCGCGTGCCGGTGCACATGAACGACCGCATCCGCCGGCTGTACAAAGCCACACGCGAATTGGAACAGGCGCTTGGCCGTCAGCCCACGCCGGCCGAGGTCGCCCAGGAGCTGGGCGTGGACAGCGAGCAGGTCGAGTGGATGTTGAAGGTGTCGTGGCGGCCGCTGTCGTTGGAGCAGCCGATCGGCGAGGAGGAGGATAACGAATTCGGCGCATTCGTCGAGGACGAGAACACCCCTTCGCCGGCTCAGACGGTCTACGAAGAATTGCTGAAGACGAAGATCGAAGAAGTGCTGAGCACGCTCACGCCGCGCGAGCAGCGCATCTTGCGTTTGCGCTTCGGCCTGGTGAACGGCAAATGCTATACGCTGGAGGAGGTCGGACAAAAGTTCGGCCTGACGCGTGAGCGCATCCGGCAGATCGAAGCACGGGCGCTGCGCCGGCTGCGCCACCCACGCCGGTCGCGGCATTTGAAAGACTATTTGTGA
- a CDS encoding short-chain dehydrogenase → MDLQLKNKVAVVMAASRGLGAATARVFAEEGAHVVISARDAQALHATAQDIARRTDVRVLPVVADSSKAADVERLMDTAVRTFGRIDALVANAGGPPAGRFMDFDDAAWQQAIELTLMSAVRAARAVIPVMQRQGGGSITFITSVSVKHTLDNLVFSNSLRLAVAGMVKTLAREVGPDNIRVNLICPGYTATDRVLALAAMHAQRNGTTVEAELAKSGANTALGRVASVEEFARPCVFLASPAASYITGAALIVDGGQSRAL, encoded by the coding sequence ATGGATCTGCAACTCAAGAACAAGGTCGCCGTAGTGATGGCGGCCAGCAGAGGATTGGGCGCGGCGACGGCGCGTGTGTTCGCCGAGGAAGGCGCGCACGTCGTCATTTCGGCGCGCGATGCACAGGCGCTGCACGCGACAGCCCAGGATATCGCTCGACGCACCGATGTCCGCGTGCTGCCGGTGGTCGCCGATTCGTCCAAAGCCGCCGACGTCGAACGCTTGATGGATACGGCCGTCCGCACCTTCGGGCGGATTGACGCGTTGGTGGCCAACGCAGGCGGCCCGCCGGCCGGCCGCTTCATGGACTTCGATGATGCAGCCTGGCAACAGGCCATCGAACTGACGCTGATGAGCGCCGTCCGCGCGGCGCGCGCAGTGATTCCGGTCATGCAGCGGCAGGGCGGCGGCAGCATCACCTTCATTACCTCGGTCAGCGTCAAACACACGCTCGACAACTTGGTGTTCAGCAACAGCCTGCGTTTGGCGGTAGCCGGCATGGTCAAGACGCTGGCGCGTGAAGTCGGGCCGGACAATATCCGCGTCAACCTGATCTGTCCTGGCTACACGGCGACCGACCGTGTGCTGGCCCTGGCGGCGATGCATGCCCAGCGCAACGGTACGACGGTCGAAGCGGAGCTGGCCAAGTCCGGCGCTAACACAGCGTTGGGGCGCGTCGCTTCGGTCGAAGAGTTCGCGCGGCCCTGCGTATTCCTGGCCTCGCCGGCGGCCAGCTACATCACCGGCGCCGCGCTCATCGTGGACGGTGGTCAGAGCCGGGCTCTTTGA
- a CDS encoding spermidine/putrescine ABC transporter permease, whose translation MNRRQPGASTQRELRRTLRGLAFCSPWIIGFLLFSVFPILSSLYFSFHDYSVLQPPSWTGLSNYVNLLTDDSLFWKSLGNTLFYAIGATLIGGVLAISLALLLNSNVRGLAVYRTIFYVPVIVPVVASTIIWLWLFNPQIGLLNYLFSFLGIPPIPWLTDPRWSKPALILMSLWGVGNSVVIFLAGLQDIPRELYEAAELDGASSWQKTRFVTLPMLSSVVFFNLIIGLIAGFQVFTQAYVMTSGGPADSTLFYALYLYNNAFQFFKMGYASAQAWILFLLIVACTAFIFRTSSRWVYYAGR comes from the coding sequence ATGAACCGTAGACAACCAGGCGCGAGCACACAAAGAGAACTGCGTCGTACGCTCAGGGGGCTCGCTTTCTGTTCCCCGTGGATCATCGGCTTTCTGTTGTTTAGCGTATTCCCTATCTTGTCCTCGCTCTATTTCAGCTTCCACGATTACAGCGTCTTACAACCGCCTTCTTGGACAGGACTGAGCAACTACGTCAACCTACTCACAGATGATTCTCTGTTCTGGAAGTCACTCGGTAATACGTTGTTTTACGCCATCGGGGCTACGCTGATCGGTGGCGTGCTAGCGATCAGCCTTGCTCTGCTGCTGAATTCGAACGTACGGGGACTGGCTGTATACCGCACTATTTTCTATGTCCCGGTGATCGTTCCTGTCGTCGCCTCTACCATTATTTGGTTGTGGCTATTCAACCCACAGATTGGCTTGCTGAACTATCTATTCAGCTTCTTGGGCATCCCGCCCATCCCATGGCTAACCGACCCGCGCTGGTCGAAACCTGCACTCATCTTGATGAGCCTGTGGGGCGTAGGGAATTCAGTGGTGATTTTCCTAGCCGGCTTGCAGGATATCCCTAGGGAACTGTACGAGGCTGCCGAGCTCGATGGTGCTTCAAGCTGGCAAAAGACGCGCTTCGTAACGCTACCGATGTTGTCTTCAGTGGTCTTTTTCAACCTGATCATCGGCCTGATAGCCGGCTTTCAGGTCTTCACACAGGCCTATGTGATGACCAGTGGCGGCCCGGCCGATTCCACCCTGTTTTATGCACTGTACCTGTACAACAACGCGTTCCAGTTCTTCAAGATGGGCTACGCCTCAGCGCAAGCCTGGATTCTTTTCTTGCTGATTGTGGCTTGCACTGCCTTCATCTTTAGAACGTCCTCGCGCTGGGTCTACTACGCAGGCCGATAA
- a CDS encoding aminotransferase: protein MTTNGTHVQTKPMQRVSARTAAVQPSATMAVEGRVKQMRAAGEPVIGFGAGEPDFPTPELIKQAAIKAIHENFTRYTETGGMAALKEAIAARERQNTGLDYKAGQVATHTGGKESLYLAFQALCEAGDEVLIPAPYWVSYVEQVRLAEATPVIVPTTVHDHFKVTGELLARYTTPRTRILVLNSPSNPTGMVYTQAELEDIAAWARTNDVIILSDELYDRIVFNPPYARWLRVAPDLYDRTIVVNGLSKAYAMTGWRLGYSVGPEWIIKAMLKIQSHSNSHPTSITQAAALAAYTNDLEAEIAAMVAAFKERRDWIVAALNEIPGVNCVTPEGAFYVFPDFTGVLGRPLKYGRTCDSSEALAMYLLDTVKVGIVHGEAFGAPGCARLSYAMSLDKIKEGIGRMKDALAFA, encoded by the coding sequence ATGACGACGAACGGAACACATGTGCAGACGAAGCCGATGCAGCGGGTCAGCGCACGCACGGCAGCCGTGCAACCTTCGGCCACAATGGCCGTCGAAGGGCGCGTCAAGCAGATGCGCGCCGCCGGCGAGCCGGTGATCGGCTTCGGCGCCGGCGAGCCCGACTTCCCCACGCCCGAGCTGATCAAGCAAGCCGCCATCAAGGCCATCCACGAAAACTTCACCCGCTATACCGAGACCGGCGGCATGGCCGCGCTCAAAGAAGCCATCGCTGCGCGCGAACGCCAGAACACCGGCCTCGACTATAAGGCCGGCCAGGTGGCCACCCACACCGGCGGCAAAGAATCGCTCTACCTGGCCTTTCAGGCGTTGTGCGAAGCCGGCGACGAAGTGCTGATCCCCGCGCCGTATTGGGTGAGCTACGTCGAGCAGGTGCGTCTGGCCGAGGCGACGCCGGTGATCGTGCCGACCACTGTGCATGACCACTTCAAGGTGACCGGCGAACTGCTGGCGCGCTACACCACGCCGCGCACGCGCATCCTGGTGCTGAACTCGCCGTCGAACCCGACCGGCATGGTCTATACCCAGGCCGAGCTGGAGGACATCGCGGCATGGGCGCGCACGAACGACGTCATCATCCTGAGCGACGAGCTGTACGATCGCATCGTGTTCAACCCGCCCTACGCGCGCTGGTTGCGCGTCGCCCCCGACCTATACGACCGCACCATCGTGGTCAACGGATTGTCGAAAGCCTATGCCATGACCGGCTGGCGCCTGGGTTACTCGGTCGGACCGGAGTGGATTATCAAAGCCATGCTCAAGATCCAGAGCCATAGCAACTCGCACCCGACCTCGATCACGCAGGCGGCAGCGCTGGCGGCCTACACGAACGACCTAGAAGCCGAGATCGCCGCGATGGTGGCTGCGTTCAAGGAGCGGCGCGATTGGATCGTGGCCGCGCTGAACGAGATCCCGGGCGTGAACTGCGTCACCCCTGAAGGCGCGTTCTACGTCTTCCCGGACTTCACCGGCGTGTTGGGCCGGCCGCTGAAATACGGTCGCACGTGCGACTCCAGCGAGGCGCTGGCCATGTACCTGCTCGACACGGTGAAGGTCGGCATCGTGCACGGCGAGGCGTTCGGTGCGCCGGGCTGCGCCCGTCTGAGTTACGCGATGAGCCTCGACAAAATCAAAGAAGGGATCGGGCGGATGAAGGATGCGCTGGCGTTCGCTTGA
- a CDS encoding sugar ABC transporter permease — MISQPTPGSLESKITVRSNSAQVQRHLVSLLKHTVLIALSVIFILPLIWMITTALKTDQQVLAYPPSFLPNPVRWSNFPDAFTFVPFGTFLKNSALVAVLTVFGTLVSCALPAYAFARFDWRGRDLLFGIMLATIMLPFQVTMIPLYVTFSGMGWINTLLPLTVPHFFGNAFFIFLLRQFFLGIPRELSDSAVIDGASDLRILWSIILPLSKPALSVVALFAFLGSWNDFLTPLIYLNDKDLFTIPLGLALMRSSYGLSRFSLIMAATSLFVIPVIVLFFFAQRTFIQGITFTGLKG; from the coding sequence ATGATTAGTCAACCGACACCTGGCTCCCTCGAAAGCAAGATCACAGTGCGGTCGAACTCCGCACAAGTACAACGCCACCTGGTCAGCTTACTCAAACACACCGTTCTTATCGCACTTTCGGTCATTTTCATCCTGCCGCTGATCTGGATGATCACTACCGCGCTCAAGACCGACCAACAAGTGCTGGCTTACCCGCCTTCATTCCTTCCTAACCCGGTGCGGTGGAGCAACTTCCCGGATGCGTTCACGTTCGTCCCATTCGGAACGTTCTTGAAGAACAGTGCCCTGGTCGCCGTGCTGACCGTATTCGGTACACTCGTGTCCTGCGCGCTTCCAGCATACGCCTTTGCGCGATTCGATTGGCGCGGGCGCGACCTTCTTTTCGGCATCATGCTCGCTACGATCATGCTTCCGTTTCAGGTAACGATGATCCCGCTCTATGTGACCTTCAGCGGAATGGGATGGATCAACACGTTACTCCCCCTTACCGTGCCACACTTCTTCGGCAATGCTTTCTTCATATTTCTGCTACGCCAGTTCTTCCTCGGCATCCCAAGGGAACTATCAGACTCGGCAGTAATTGACGGCGCGTCTGACCTGCGCATTCTGTGGAGCATCATCCTACCGCTGTCCAAGCCGGCGCTCAGCGTCGTCGCCTTATTCGCATTTTTGGGGAGCTGGAATGACTTTCTCACGCCTCTGATCTACCTGAATGACAAGGATTTGTTCACCATCCCTCTCGGCCTGGCGCTGATGCGCAGCTCGTACGGTCTGAGCAGATTTTCGCTCATCATGGCAGCCACATCACTGTTCGTTATCCCCGTCATCGTCTTATTCTTCTTCGCACAACGCACCTTCATTCAGGGCATCACTTTCACCGGCTTGAAGGGTTGA
- a CDS encoding rhodanese-like domain-containing protein — translation MEYAIRRQAGDPAVLIDVREPWEFEIARIDGALLMPLDSIYEWAAQLDRDASYVLVCHHGIRSALACQVLQALGFGDVVNLDGGIDAWALFVDPRIRRY, via the coding sequence GTGGAATACGCAATTCGGCGACAAGCAGGCGACCCGGCCGTGCTGATTGACGTGCGCGAGCCGTGGGAATTCGAGATCGCCCGCATAGACGGCGCGCTGTTGATGCCGCTCGACTCAATCTACGAATGGGCTGCTCAGCTGGATCGCGATGCTTCTTATGTGCTGGTATGTCATCACGGCATTCGCAGTGCGTTGGCCTGCCAGGTGCTACAGGCACTCGGCTTCGGTGACGTCGTGAATCTGGATGGCGGCATTGACGCCTGGGCGCTTTTCGTTGACCCGCGTATAAGGCGATATTGA
- the dnaA gene encoding chromosomal replication initiator protein DnaA, producing MRAEEAWRSVLGEIEVGMGRSSYVTWLKSARLITYEDGQFVIGVANGYAKEWIEQRKLSDIRRMLGERMGRSVDVSLVVMTQHANQPVMDSPRSAELPAHGTTPAQPSRAPGYTNGTTSDGLQKRYTFEAFVVGSGNRMAHAAAMAVAEAPAERYNPLFLYGGSGLGKTHLLHAIGNSAKQRGLVCRYVTSETFTNELISAIRSQSQEAFRNRYRYVDMLLMDDVQFIAGKESTQEEFFHTFNALHGANKQIVLTSDRAPKMMVTLEDRLRSRFEWGLMVDIAPPDLETRMAILQHKVAQMGCTIPADVIEFVAKQIQSNVRELEGALTRLLATSEMTGRPITIQFARDTLADLVGRRAHITPSQVIETVAKYYNISVADMVSPSRNKELVQPRQIAMYLIRQETDASLPEIGGLLGGRDHTTILHGVERIKDRLETEEQLRRDVMSVREQLYLNVTA from the coding sequence ATGAGAGCGGAAGAAGCATGGCGATCTGTGCTAGGCGAAATCGAGGTCGGAATGGGCCGCAGCAGCTATGTGACGTGGCTGAAGTCGGCTCGTTTGATCACGTACGAAGATGGGCAGTTTGTGATCGGGGTGGCGAATGGGTATGCGAAGGAATGGATCGAGCAGCGCAAGCTCAGCGACATCCGGCGCATGCTGGGCGAGCGCATGGGCCGGAGCGTGGATGTGTCGCTCGTGGTCATGACGCAGCACGCTAACCAGCCGGTGATGGATTCACCTCGCTCGGCCGAGCTTCCTGCGCATGGCACAACACCTGCCCAACCGTCGCGTGCGCCGGGCTACACTAATGGCACGACGTCCGATGGGCTGCAAAAGCGTTACACGTTCGAGGCGTTCGTGGTCGGCTCGGGCAACCGCATGGCACACGCGGCAGCCATGGCCGTAGCGGAGGCGCCCGCCGAGCGTTACAACCCGCTCTTCCTGTATGGTGGCTCCGGCCTGGGCAAGACGCACCTGCTGCATGCCATCGGCAATAGCGCGAAGCAGCGCGGCCTGGTCTGCCGCTACGTGACCTCCGAGACGTTCACCAACGAGTTGATCAGCGCGATCCGCTCGCAATCGCAGGAAGCGTTTCGCAACCGCTACCGCTATGTGGACATGCTGCTGATGGATGACGTACAGTTCATCGCCGGAAAGGAGTCCACGCAGGAAGAGTTCTTCCACACCTTCAACGCGCTGCACGGCGCGAACAAGCAGATCGTGCTCACCAGCGATCGAGCGCCCAAGATGATGGTGACGCTAGAGGATCGCCTGCGCAGCCGATTCGAATGGGGTTTGATGGTGGACATCGCTCCGCCGGACTTGGAGACGCGCATGGCCATCCTGCAGCATAAAGTGGCGCAGATGGGATGCACGATCCCTGCTGACGTGATCGAGTTCGTCGCCAAGCAAATCCAGAGCAACGTGCGCGAGCTGGAAGGCGCGCTTACGCGTCTGCTGGCTACGTCGGAGATGACCGGACGGCCGATCACCATTCAGTTCGCCCGCGATACGCTGGCCGATCTGGTAGGCCGGCGCGCGCACATCACGCCGTCTCAGGTGATCGAGACCGTCGCGAAGTACTACAACATCTCGGTGGCCGATATGGTGTCGCCTTCGCGGAACAAGGAGCTCGTGCAACCGCGCCAGATCGCGATGTACCTCATCCGCCAGGAAACCGACGCCTCGCTGCCGGAGATCGGCGGTCTGCTCGGCGGACGCGATCACACCACCATCCTCCACGGGGTGGAGCGCATCAAAGACCGGCTGGAGACCGAGGAGCAACTGCGCCGCGACGTGATGAGCGTGCGCGAGCAACTCTACCTGAACGTCACGGCCTAA